From the Natronoarchaeum philippinense genome, the window ATGGAACGACGGGAGCCGCCACAGACCGACGAGGGCTGGTACGTCCTCCACGACCTGCGGACGATCGACTGGGACGCTTGGCGCGGAGCGTCCGAGCGCGACCGCGAACTGGCAATCGACGACGGCGTCGAGTTCTTGGAGGCTGCCGAGAATCTCGACGACGCCGATGCGGGCGCCTCGGCCGTCTTCAGCGTGTTCGGCCACGAGGCCGACCTGCTGATCCTCCACCTTCGCCCGACGATTCGGGAGCTGGATACCCTAGAGCGCCGGTTCGAGCAGACCGCCTTCGCCGAGTTCACCGAGCGCACGAACTCCTATCTCTCGGTGACCGAAGCGTCGGGCTACACCGGCGCCGAGGCGTACTTCGACCCCGAGCAGGAGGCCGACCCGGGCATCACGAACTACATCGAGTCCCGGCTGTATCCCGACCTGCCAGACGCCGAGTTCGTCAGCTTCTACCCGATGGACAAGCGCCGCCAGCCCGAGCAGAACTGGTACGATCTGTCCTTCGAGGATCGGGCCGACCTGATGTCCGGCCACGGCGACATCGGCCGGGACTACGCCGGCAAGGTCAGCCAGATCATCTCCGGCAGCGTCGGGCTGGACGACTTCGAGTGGGGCGTCACCCTCTTCGCCGACGATCCGACCGACGTGAAGGACCTGCTCTACGAGATGCGCTTTGACCCCTCCTCTTCGAAGTACGCCGAGTTCGGCTCGTTCGTCTCGGGGCGCCGGTTCCCGCCAGCCGACTTGGACGCGCTACTCGCTGGCGAACCGGTTCCCACCGAGGAGCGAACCGACGACGCCGCTGGCGCCGACGAGGAACTGCTCGACGAACTCGACCGCTTCGGCGTCGACGCCGCCGACGCGCCCGCGGGGTCGTCCGGGCTGGTCGTCTACTCCGAAGCCGATGTCGAGACCGTCCGCGAGGAAGTCGACGGCCTGCGCGGGAACTTCGAGCACTACGACTCGCACCTGCTGACGGAAGTCTACGAGGACGGGGACGACGCTGCCATCGTCAGCCTCTGGGAGACCGACAGCGCCGCCGGCACCGCCGCCGGCTTCCTCGAAGAGCTGCCGGGCGTCTCTGACTACCATCAGGGCTCGCTCGGCGGCGACGCCGACGGCGAGGACGCGGACGACGGACGAGACGCGGCCGCCAACGACGACAGTGGCGAAAGCGCTCCGTCTCACGCCCATGGCAGCGACGAGGACACCGACATCCGCGAGGAACTCGAAGACCGTGGCATCTACGCCGGCCAACCGCACGGCGAGGACGTGTACGCGCTCGTGCTGTACTCCGAGGCCGATCCCGAGGAGCTTTCCGAGGAAGTCGAGAGCCTGAGCGACGGCTTCGACCGCTACGACACCCACCTCGGCACCTCGGTGTACGAGGCACCGCCGGAGGACGCCGACCCTGCGGTCGTCAGCCTCTGGGAGACCGAAAGCGCCGCCGGCACCGCCAGCGACTATCTCGACGACCTGCCGGGGATCGTCCGACAGGCCGGCGATCGCGAGTCCGGCTTCGGCACGATGGGGATGTTCTACACGGTCAAACCCGACCACCGCGACGATTTCGTCGAGAAGTTCGACACCGTCGGCGGCCTGCTCGCGGACATGGACGGCCACGTCCGGACCGACCTCTACG encodes:
- a CDS encoding heme-binding protein — its product is MERREPPQTDEGWYVLHDLRTIDWDAWRGASERDRELAIDDGVEFLEAAENLDDADAGASAVFSVFGHEADLLILHLRPTIRELDTLERRFEQTAFAEFTERTNSYLSVTEASGYTGAEAYFDPEQEADPGITNYIESRLYPDLPDAEFVSFYPMDKRRQPEQNWYDLSFEDRADLMSGHGDIGRDYAGKVSQIISGSVGLDDFEWGVTLFADDPTDVKDLLYEMRFDPSSSKYAEFGSFVSGRRFPPADLDALLAGEPVPTEERTDDAAGADEELLDELDRFGVDAADAPAGSSGLVVYSEADVETVREEVDGLRGNFEHYDSHLLTEVYEDGDDAAIVSLWETDSAAGTAAGFLEELPGVSDYHQGSLGGDADGEDADDGRDAAANDDSGESAPSHAHGSDEDTDIREELEDRGIYAGQPHGEDVYALVLYSEADPEELSEEVESLSDGFDRYDTHLGTSVYEAPPEDADPAVVSLWETESAAGTASDYLDDLPGIVRQAGDRESGFGTMGMFYTVKPDHRDDFVEKFDTVGGLLADMDGHVRTDLYANREDENDMFIASRWESREDCMAFFRSDAFSDTVDWGRDVLADRPRHVFLA